A genomic window from Levilactobacillus yonginensis includes:
- the citX gene encoding citrate lyase holo-[acyl-carrier protein] synthase → MSTLFDKGQDLTIADVLANKDRRVAFQQEVLAKHPAETLVAVKLNIPGPIKNNQGIQDLFTVGIERLTAAFKQAGITTTELAQWHTAAGNELFWVTPMVAQTVKQVAVAFEDEDDLGRIFDVDVLMAGSGTSLSRTALGSAVRRCFICNRPAKECARSRRHSVAELQDHIDQVYQAIIRK, encoded by the coding sequence ATGTCCACGTTGTTTGATAAGGGGCAGGACCTGACCATTGCCGACGTCCTAGCCAACAAAGACCGGCGAGTGGCCTTTCAGCAGGAAGTCCTCGCTAAGCATCCGGCAGAGACGCTGGTTGCGGTGAAACTCAACATTCCTGGACCCATCAAGAACAATCAGGGAATTCAGGACCTGTTTACGGTGGGAATCGAGCGGCTCACGGCAGCGTTTAAGCAGGCTGGTATCACAACGACTGAGCTGGCTCAGTGGCATACTGCCGCCGGTAACGAACTGTTCTGGGTAACGCCAATGGTAGCTCAAACCGTCAAGCAGGTTGCCGTGGCGTTTGAAGATGAGGACGACCTGGGCCGCATCTTTGACGTGGATGTATTGATGGCGGGGAGTGGCACCTCCTTGTCACGGACCGCGTTAGGCTCCGCTGTTCGTCGGTGTTTTATTTGCAACCGGCCCGCTAAAGAGTGTGCGCGGTCACGGCGTCATTCCGTGGCAGAGTTGCAGGATCACATTGATCAGGTCTACCAAGCAATCATTAGAAAGTAG
- the citF gene encoding citrate lyase subunit alpha, translated as MKSKVNRELPDDLMKQLNYQPFETTEIGNPEIQRVAPKVHVSTGDDKIVDSIKKVVDETLEDGMTISFHHHFRNGDYVFNKVMRVIIDAGIKNLTLAPSSLTGVMNDMVIEAIKAGTITNITSSGMRGSLGNFVSHGGLKNPVIFRSHGNRARSIEHGDIKIDVAFLGVPSADRLGNANGMKGDAVFGSLGYALMDAQYADKVVLLTDNIVDYPNTPASIKQTQVDYVIKVDKVGDPDKIGSGATRFTKDPKELKIASMVNDVITHSPYFKDGFSFQTGSGGAALAVTRYLRQAMIDNQIKASFALGGITKPTTDLLNEGLVKKVMDVQDFDKGAADSMHTNGDQQEIDASWYADPDNKGAMVDQLDVVILSALEIDTKFNVNVMTGSDGVIRGAIGGHQDAATGKLTIISAPLVRGRIATVVPDVTTVVTPGDSVDVLVTEFGIAINPKRTDLLDALSNIPGLPVYKIEDLQKMAEKRVGTPKPLEYTDRTVALIEYRDGTVIDSIKQVKD; from the coding sequence TTGAAAAGTAAAGTAAATCGCGAATTACCAGATGATTTGATGAAGCAATTAAACTACCAGCCATTTGAAACGACTGAAATTGGTAACCCCGAAATCCAACGGGTTGCGCCTAAAGTTCACGTTTCAACGGGGGACGACAAGATTGTCGACTCTATTAAGAAGGTCGTTGATGAAACGCTTGAAGATGGCATGACCATCTCCTTCCATCACCACTTCCGTAACGGGGACTACGTCTTCAACAAGGTGATGCGGGTCATCATTGACGCCGGCATCAAGAACTTAACCTTGGCACCTTCCTCATTGACTGGTGTCATGAACGACATGGTCATTGAAGCCATCAAGGCTGGGACTATCACGAACATCACCAGTTCTGGGATGCGTGGTTCCCTCGGGAACTTCGTTTCACACGGTGGTTTGAAGAACCCGGTTATCTTCCGTTCTCACGGAAACCGGGCTCGTTCCATCGAACACGGTGACATTAAGATTGACGTAGCCTTCTTAGGTGTTCCAAGTGCTGACCGATTAGGGAATGCCAACGGGATGAAGGGTGACGCTGTCTTTGGGTCATTGGGTTATGCCTTAATGGACGCCCAATACGCTGACAAAGTTGTCTTACTGACTGATAACATCGTGGATTACCCCAACACGCCAGCTTCTATCAAGCAAACGCAAGTTGACTACGTCATCAAGGTCGACAAGGTAGGGGACCCCGACAAAATTGGTTCCGGTGCTACGCGTTTCACCAAGGATCCTAAGGAATTAAAGATTGCTTCCATGGTAAACGATGTCATCACCCATTCACCATATTTCAAAGATGGCTTCTCCTTCCAGACGGGTTCTGGTGGTGCCGCATTAGCCGTTACGCGTTACTTGCGTCAGGCAATGATCGACAACCAAATCAAAGCCTCTTTTGCCTTGGGTGGGATTACGAAGCCAACGACCGACCTGTTAAATGAAGGCTTGGTCAAGAAGGTTATGGACGTTCAAGACTTTGACAAGGGTGCTGCGGATTCTATGCACACCAACGGCGACCAACAAGAAATCGATGCTTCTTGGTACGCTGACCCCGACAACAAGGGTGCCATGGTTGACCAATTAGACGTCGTTATCTTGAGTGCCTTGGAAATTGACACCAAGTTCAACGTCAACGTCATGACTGGTTCTGACGGTGTGATCCGTGGGGCCATTGGTGGTCACCAAGACGCCGCTACTGGTAAATTGACGATCATCTCCGCACCACTGGTTCGGGGCCGGATCGCTACGGTTGTTCCTGACGTTACCACGGTGGTTACGCCTGGTGATTCAGTTGACGTCTTAGTCACTGAATTTGGGATTGCTATCAACCCTAAGCGGACAGACTTACTGGACGCTTTGAGCAACATTCCTGGGTTACCAGTCTACAAGATTGAAGACCTACAAAAGATGGCTGAAAAGCGCGTTGGTACGCCAAAGCCATTGGAATACACTGACCGGACGGTTGCTTTGATCGAATACCGTGACGGGACTGTGATCGATTCCATCAAGCAAGTTAAGGACTAA
- the citE gene encoding citrate (pro-3S)-lyase subunit beta yields the protein MAENEERLRRTMMFVPGNNPAMVKDAGIYGADSIMFDLEDSVSLPEKDAARVLVYEALQTQDYGNAELVVRVNGQDTPFYDNDVKAMVKAGIDVIRLPKAESPEMVEKLDQDIAAAETQFGREAGSTHLMAAIESAKGVLRAADIAAASDRMIGIALSAEDYTTDMKTHRYPDGKELEFARNMVLHAARAAGVAAFDTVFTNMDDTEGFYRETEYIHQLGFDGKSLVNPRQIPMVNKVYEPKAAEIKNAKNVINAIQEAKLKGSGVISMNGQMVDRPVVLRAQRVMSLAKASNLVDEEGNYLEK from the coding sequence ATGGCTGAAAATGAAGAACGTTTACGCCGAACCATGATGTTCGTGCCAGGGAATAACCCAGCGATGGTCAAGGATGCCGGGATCTACGGTGCCGACTCCATTATGTTTGACCTGGAAGACTCCGTTTCTTTGCCAGAAAAGGATGCCGCTCGGGTATTGGTCTACGAAGCTTTGCAAACGCAAGACTACGGTAACGCTGAACTGGTTGTCCGGGTCAACGGCCAAGATACGCCATTCTATGACAACGACGTGAAGGCAATGGTTAAGGCTGGCATCGATGTTATTCGTTTGCCTAAGGCTGAATCTCCAGAAATGGTTGAAAAGTTGGACCAAGACATTGCCGCTGCTGAAACGCAATTTGGCCGTGAAGCTGGTTCGACGCACCTGATGGCCGCTATCGAAAGCGCCAAGGGTGTTCTTCGGGCTGCTGATATCGCCGCTGCTTCTGACCGGATGATTGGGATCGCGCTTTCTGCCGAAGACTACACGACCGACATGAAGACTCACCGTTACCCAGACGGCAAGGAACTTGAATTTGCCCGGAACATGGTCTTACACGCTGCCCGTGCTGCTGGTGTGGCCGCCTTCGATACGGTCTTCACGAACATGGACGATACGGAAGGCTTCTACCGTGAAACTGAATACATTCACCAACTTGGTTTCGACGGGAAGTCCCTGGTTAACCCACGTCAAATCCCAATGGTCAACAAGGTTTACGAACCAAAGGCCGCTGAAATTAAGAATGCTAAGAACGTAATCAACGCTATTCAAGAAGCTAAATTAAAGGGCTCCGGTGTTATCTCCATGAACGGTCAAATGGTTGACCGCCCCGTTGTACTCCGGGCACAACGGGTCATGAGCTTGGCCAAGGCTTCCAACTTAGTTGATGAGGAGGGTAATTATCTTGAAAAGTAA
- the citD gene encoding citrate lyase acyl carrier protein, whose amino-acid sequence MEIKKTAIAGTLESSDIQLTISKADNGISIDLQSDVKKVFGDQIESVIKDTLAKLDVKDAKVKAVDKGALDCVIKARTIAAIQRAAETTDTPEWEVL is encoded by the coding sequence ATGGAAATTAAAAAGACTGCGATTGCCGGAACCCTTGAATCCTCCGACATTCAGTTAACGATTTCTAAGGCCGACAACGGAATCAGCATCGACCTGCAATCGGATGTTAAAAAAGTATTTGGGGATCAAATCGAATCAGTAATCAAAGACACGTTAGCTAAGCTAGACGTCAAAGACGCTAAGGTCAAAGCTGTCGACAAGGGTGCCTTGGACTGTGTCATCAAGGCCCGGACGATCGCCGCAATTCAACGTGCTGCTGAAACGACGGACACACCAGAATGGGAGGTACTCTAA
- the citC gene encoding [citrate (pro-3S)-lyase] ligase encodes MQLLNLKDREVFREWKEFLESLGISNFQENELAQIDSTLGMYNDAGSLVATGSVAGNVLKYVGVCNKFSVHGSHFNTIISSLMNLLAQNDIFHVFVFTKLKYSQSFQHIGFNELAHTDLGAILETGDTDVKDYVRRIPQQPNQADLQVASVVMNANPFTLGHRYLVEQAAAANDLVYVFVVSDDVSLFSTTERLALVQAGTADLSNVIVVNGGQYMVSYVTFPAYFLPTPDEAITYQTTLDARIFKNAIAPGLNITQRYLGSEPFSRTTGIYNQVLQKELAPAITVHVVDRKQASGQVITATQVREAIAQNEIATVQDFLPATTYQFIQKHLTTLQARIQKGMTIHGN; translated from the coding sequence GTGCAACTGCTGAATCTTAAGGATCGTGAGGTCTTTCGCGAATGGAAAGAGTTCCTGGAATCCCTAGGTATCAGTAACTTCCAAGAAAATGAACTCGCACAGATCGATAGCACACTTGGCATGTACAATGATGCCGGTAGCTTGGTGGCAACCGGCTCGGTTGCTGGTAACGTCCTCAAGTACGTGGGGGTCTGCAACAAGTTTTCCGTTCACGGAAGCCATTTCAACACGATTATCTCGTCTCTGATGAACCTGTTGGCGCAAAATGACATCTTTCATGTGTTCGTCTTCACCAAACTAAAGTACTCTCAGAGTTTTCAACACATTGGCTTCAACGAGTTAGCCCACACGGACTTAGGCGCTATCCTGGAAACGGGGGACACCGACGTCAAGGATTACGTTCGCCGGATTCCGCAACAGCCCAACCAAGCAGACTTACAGGTGGCCAGCGTTGTCATGAACGCCAATCCGTTCACCCTGGGGCACCGCTACCTGGTTGAGCAGGCGGCCGCGGCAAACGACTTGGTCTACGTCTTCGTTGTTAGCGACGACGTTTCCCTGTTTAGCACGACGGAACGGTTAGCTCTAGTTCAAGCTGGGACGGCCGACTTGAGCAACGTGATCGTGGTCAATGGTGGCCAGTACATGGTCAGTTACGTCACGTTCCCGGCGTACTTTTTACCCACGCCGGATGAAGCCATCACGTATCAAACGACGCTGGACGCGCGGATCTTTAAGAATGCCATCGCGCCAGGATTGAACATCACACAACGGTACCTGGGGAGTGAACCCTTTTCCCGGACGACGGGAATCTACAATCAGGTTCTGCAGAAGGAATTGGCGCCAGCCATTACCGTGCACGTGGTTGATCGTAAGCAAGCCAGTGGCCAAGTCATCACGGCCACCCAGGTTCGCGAGGCGATTGCCCAGAATGAGATTGCGACGGTGCAAGATTTCTTGCCCGCCACGACCTATCAATTTATCCAAAAACATCTAACCACCTTACAAGCCAGAATTCAGAAAGGAATGACTATTCATGGAAATTAA
- a CDS encoding AEC family transporter — translation MNVFLTSIQSVLAIVLMIAVGYFGQSKGWFDEKFSGSLSKLIMKISLPASIFMAMMKFFKPSELANLSTGVIYTVMSILIGYIVAWIAVRMFHVARGRRGLMMTAINGANTVFIGMPLNVALFGEVSVPYLLTYYIVNTVIIWTLGVWVIAGDDPTNDGSKASFDWHHLIPTPLWGFIIALPVIYIPGWQSGLMKITFATTALSDIGALVTPLSLIYIGIMLKSFGILNMRFDGNVIWTLLGRFVISPIIMAIIIFAGLHVGVHMNDVFQQTLIIQAATPSLAVLPILANTYHGDVKFATNIVVSTSVLFIVVVPIIMVIQNM, via the coding sequence ATGAATGTATTCTTAACCTCTATCCAAAGTGTTTTAGCCATTGTTTTGATGATTGCCGTTGGTTACTTCGGCCAATCAAAAGGGTGGTTTGATGAAAAGTTTTCCGGTTCCTTGTCTAAACTGATTATGAAGATTTCATTGCCCGCTTCAATCTTTATGGCAATGATGAAGTTCTTTAAGCCTTCAGAGTTGGCTAACTTGTCAACTGGGGTCATCTACACCGTCATGTCCATCCTGATCGGCTACATTGTCGCTTGGATCGCCGTGCGGATGTTCCACGTGGCCCGCGGCCGGCGTGGTTTGATGATGACGGCCATCAACGGTGCCAACACCGTCTTCATCGGGATGCCACTGAACGTTGCTTTGTTCGGTGAAGTTTCCGTTCCTTACTTACTGACTTACTACATTGTCAACACGGTTATCATCTGGACCTTAGGGGTTTGGGTCATTGCCGGTGACGACCCAACCAACGATGGCAGCAAGGCCAGCTTTGATTGGCATCACTTGATTCCTACGCCACTCTGGGGGTTCATCATTGCCCTACCAGTTATCTACATTCCAGGATGGCAAAGTGGTTTAATGAAGATTACTTTTGCCACAACCGCCTTATCTGATATTGGTGCGTTGGTAACGCCACTATCCTTGATCTACATTGGGATTATGTTAAAGAGTTTTGGTATCTTAAACATGCGTTTCGACGGCAACGTAATCTGGACCTTACTGGGTCGGTTCGTGATTTCACCAATCATCATGGCAATTATTATTTTTGCCGGCTTGCACGTGGGGGTTCACATGAACGACGTGTTCCAACAAACGTTGATCATCCAAGCCGCTACGCCTTCACTGGCCGTTCTACCAATCTTGGCTAACACGTACCATGGTGACGTGAAATTTGCTACGAACATCGTGGTTTCAACTTCAGTATTGTTCATCGTGGTGGTTCCAATCATCATGGTTATTCAAAATATGTAA
- a CDS encoding NADP-dependent malic enzyme, which yields MNALDKDEIVALHEEHTGVLGMEAEMAVNNKSDLGKAYTPGVATISKAIEANPSLKDKMTLSGKLVAVVTDGSAVLGLGDIGPAGGLPVVEGKSLLYKDLAGVNALPLAVNQVPVKDFVSTLKNLSLSFAGIHLEDIAAPRCFEIEDELKQALDIPVYHDDQEGTAIVVLAGLINAAKVVGKELKDLKIVLNGVGASGLATAKLLYGVGIQNLTLVDINGVVKPDSTKDNCYQTDFAKQVGNDVQGTTLDDVIDGQDAFIGLSDADLLSGDQVKRMAAKPIIFALANPKPEIDPAIAHEAGAGVVATGSGQYPNQVNNILVFPGLFKGLLQSGLKTVNMDVEKIVAEALAQTIAAPTADKIVPGVFDEGVVETVTKAIIASQK from the coding sequence ATGAATGCATTGGATAAAGATGAAATTGTTGCCTTGCATGAAGAACATACGGGTGTTCTTGGGATGGAAGCCGAAATGGCTGTCAATAACAAGAGCGACTTAGGCAAAGCCTACACACCCGGTGTTGCAACCATTTCAAAGGCCATCGAAGCCAATCCTAGTCTTAAAGACAAGATGACGTTGAGTGGGAAGTTGGTTGCGGTTGTGACTGACGGTTCCGCTGTCTTGGGTCTGGGTGACATTGGTCCAGCCGGTGGGTTACCCGTTGTTGAAGGCAAGTCATTGTTATACAAGGACTTAGCCGGTGTCAACGCCTTACCATTGGCCGTTAACCAAGTACCCGTTAAGGACTTCGTTAGCACGCTGAAGAACTTGTCCCTGTCATTTGCTGGGATTCACTTGGAAGATATCGCGGCACCCCGGTGTTTCGAAATCGAAGATGAATTGAAGCAAGCCTTAGACATTCCCGTTTACCACGATGATCAAGAGGGAACCGCCATCGTTGTCTTGGCCGGCTTGATCAACGCTGCTAAAGTGGTTGGCAAAGAGCTGAAAGACTTAAAGATCGTCTTGAACGGTGTCGGTGCCTCAGGCTTGGCCACTGCCAAGTTACTCTACGGTGTGGGCATCCAGAATCTGACCTTAGTTGATATCAACGGGGTCGTTAAACCCGATTCAACCAAGGACAATTGTTACCAAACAGACTTTGCTAAGCAAGTTGGTAACGATGTTCAAGGCACGACCTTGGATGACGTTATTGACGGGCAGGATGCCTTCATCGGCTTATCCGATGCCGACCTCTTATCTGGTGACCAAGTTAAGCGGATGGCTGCTAAGCCAATCATCTTCGCCTTGGCCAACCCTAAGCCAGAAATTGACCCCGCCATTGCCCACGAAGCTGGTGCAGGTGTGGTTGCAACTGGTTCAGGTCAATATCCTAACCAAGTTAATAACATCCTGGTCTTCCCCGGTCTGTTCAAAGGTTTGCTCCAGAGCGGCTTGAAGACGGTCAACATGGATGTTGAAAAGATTGTTGCTGAAGCTTTGGCTCAGACGATTGCGGCACCAACGGCTGACAAGATTGTTCCCGGCGTCTTTGATGAAGGCGTCGTTGAGACAGTTACGAAAGCGATTATCGCGTCACAAAAATAA